The genomic region ggtcttccctgcctgtttgcttgtctgctgtaagcagactttaataaacggaatggtccaccattttctggctccacagttcctttactgtctgccccaatccaatgagaacctgcatggccacggcagCGGCCATTGGCTCTACAGGGACCCAGAGGAATGGGGTCATTGTGGAACAGCTGGGTTGGGGTGGTGCTGGGCATCGTGTCTGTGATGATTCATCCACTTCCCTGTGTTCTCTATCTCCTCTGAAACACAAGCAGCAAATCCTGATGACAGAAACCCATACAGAGCAACTTTCTAGGCTATTCTATCTGTATCTAAGGCCAgagaaaaagcaatttttttgtttgtttgttttggtttttgggttttttgtatttttccaaagctggaaacgcggaggcagtcagacagactctcacatgcgcctgaccgggatccacccggcatgcccaccagggggcgatgctctgcctatcttgggacgtcgctctgccacaatcagagccattctagcacctgaggcagaggccacagagccatcctcagcgcccgggccaactttgctccagtggagccctggctgcgagaggggaagagagagacagagaggaaggagagggggaggggtggagaagcagatgggcgcttctcctgtgtgtcctggccgggaatcgaacccgtgactcctgcacgtcaggccgatgctctaccactgagccaaccggccagggcagaaaaagcaatttttaaCACCACAGTGATTGGTTGTTCCCAGAATCATGTACCAGTGTATATAGGAGGAGATAAATGATAACTCtccctgaaattctttttgggTTGACACTTGGGTCAGGTGCTTTATTAGAATCATTAAAATCATGTGGCCAAGGGCCAAATCTAGCCTTTGAGTGAGGATTCAAGCTTCCTCACTGTCAGACAAGTTAAGGCATGTACATTAGCTCCATACCTATTGGCTTATTAGGGACAAGTAAGCAGAGAAGCATGCACCTGATTCACTTCCTGATGCAGGACTGCTCCCCAGCCTGCCCCCAAATAGAAGCAACAGAGCCCAGGCCAGCTCTTAAGGAGCCCGGCGGTGAGCAGAGGCCCTGAGCCAGCTGAGGCCCAGCAGTGGGAGGTGCATCTTCAGTCCACAGAGCGGGAGCGACAGAACAAAGACCCAGTGAACAGGTGAGGCTGGCAACGGGACAGGGATGAAGAGATTGAATAGAAAGGGGATGGGTCCTGACAAGGGTAAAGTACACATGAGTGAACGATAAGATGGACAAAAGAGGGACTCAATGTGGAGGGAATGGGGACACACATGGGGGCCAGAGAAAAGTGATGCTGGGGGCTAGAGGCACAAAATGGGGATACAGAGGAGGTGGGGATGCGGTGATGGAGAGGATGAGACAGAAAGGGATAAGCATATAAGGACCCAAACAAGACAggacttgagagagagaagatagaacAAAAACTGGGAGGCGAGAAGGGCTAGATGAAGGGAGATAAGGGTTACAAGATGAAGGAGATGGGAGCATAGGGTCCGGGGCTGGCTCACAGTAGGTGTGGCACAAAGACGGAAGTAGGAATGAGACCCAGagtgagaaggaggagggagatggtGATTAGCTAAAAGGAGCAGGGATAGGAAGGCTTATTTCTCAACTAAATACCacctgctctctgtccccagcGACCTCAACCCTCCATTCTGACTGTTCCCCACAAGAGAGATGGCACCAGCCAGAGCAGGATTctgccctctgctgctgcctctgctgctgGGGCTGTGGGTGGCCGAGGACCTAGTCAGTGCCAAGCCCAAACACATGACCTCAGCTCAGTGGTTTGAAACTCAGCACGTGCAGCCCAGCCCCCAGGGATGCAGAAGGACAATGGGCCACATCAACCAGCACACAAAACACTGCAAAGGCCTCAACACCTTCCTGCATGAATCCTTCTCCAGCGTGGCCACCACCTGCCAGGCCCCCAGCATAGCCTGCAAGAACGGCCATGAAAACTGCCACCAGAGCAAAGGGCCTGTGTCCTTGACCACGTGTGAGCTCACCTCAGGGAGGTACCCAGACTGCAGGTACAAAGAGAAGAAACTGCACGCTTCTTACATCATAGCCTGTGACCCTCCCCAGAAAGAGGACTCTGGAAAATTCCACCTGGTTCCCGTGCACTTGGACAAAGTCCTTTAGGTTTCCAGCCTTCCTCACTCTTGGGCTGTGCTTTCATTTCCTCGCCAGACCCCTGTGCTGCTTCTCCTATGCCTAGAGGGTTCTCCTCCCTTCATTTCTTGGGGCACTTCTTAGCTCAGGCTTTTCTGAGAGGCTGAGGGGCAGTTGAGGTCTATGCCTCAGTGGGCTAAGCTCCAGAAGAGATGgtcttttatttgttgttgttgttgttgctattttcCCAGAAACTTATCCCCAAGAGAGTGGCTGAGCCAGTTCAAGGGTGAAGGTTCCGGGCCTGTGCCTTGCACATCTTCCCTGCGCCCCATCTTATCATGGCCGCGTGACAAGAGGAGGAAAGATGAGAGGGGGGTATGAGGTTTAGGGGCAGAGCTGTTCCTGTTCCTACACTAGAAATCTTCCCCTACTCTGACAGGTAGTGAGGTGGCTTCAGTGGAAACAAAGAAGTACCACTCATGGCATTTCATGCTTTTCATAGTATAGCCACACGAGCCCCTTGTGAGATAGACTTGATGACTTTGCCTTCTTCagggatgaggaaattgagatttCAGAAAGCTTAATTAATTGAAAAGCTTGAGAAATTGGTTAGTATCAGCACCTGGACTTGAACCAAAGTCTTCTTCCTCTACATACAGCACACTTTCTACTTGACcatcgtgggggggggggggtggagaagaaagaaagagagagagagagactcctacaGGGACAATAGGTGGACTAGGTAAGAGTTCACCCACGAAGAACGGAACCCTGAGAGCAGTGAAGAGCCAGTTACTCTGCATTGACTGCAATGAAGGTCATTACCTCTTGAGCCAAGAGACTATGAGATGCTCCAGGGAgctctattctttctctctctgcttctctaactgtcctcccccttccccagcccactGCTTTTCCAACCTGGGCCCTGGGCCTGTCTAGCTAGATCCCCTTGGCCTGAAGGCATAGGGTAAGGGGAGTACCCCAGCTTCATCCCTCTGCTCCAAGTCACATTTCCCTTGACCTCAAGCGACTTCCGTGGCCCAGAGCCTGCTTGTCACAATCAGGCTGGTGGAACCTGCCAGAGCTTCCTTCCTCCTGATAATCATCTCTCCTGCCTCGGTGCTTCCCTGGCTCTCTACTCTGGCTGTCAGCCCAGGCCATTGGGGTTGAGGTCTGGAAATGTCACCTCCCTGTCCCCCTGGGCTGCAGAcaccatttctccctctctaGTGAGCAGAGCTGGAGAAGCAATGGCCCTATGTTGCCTGGTCCTAATAGCCTCTCGGGCATTGCCTGCAGTTCTGACCATTAcccgccccttctctctccctttatctcaaTCCCAGACAAATGGCACCACAGCCGTACCTGTCCTGCCCGTCCTCTTTTGACACCCAGCTAAGTTGTTagaccttccctccctcctcagctGGGGAGTCTACTCTCTATCATCCCTCCTAACCATTCTAGTGCTCCTTTACTTCTTGCCAGTTAGAGGAAGGTTTGGAGCCAGATACAACTGGGTATAAATCTTGGCTCAGCCATTCATGGCTGTGTGGCCTCGAGCCAACTACTGAACCTCTCTGTAGCTGTGTTTCCACATAGCAAAATGGGAGTAATATCACCTACCCAACAGGATTACAGGGATATTTAGAAATGACATTTATGAAGCCttagtcagcctcaggcactggtATGCATTCAGTAATGATAACCAGTGGTAGCTGTGGTAATAGTAATAGAAATATCCTTGTTCAGTTGTATCTGCCTTTGGCAAACACGCAGACCAAGATTAATACTGCACTCAGTTCTCCTTCAGTGCTTTCTTCTGCTGGTACAATGTTCATGAGTCAGCTACAGGACAAGTCTATATGCAGAGTCTTGTTAGGTGGGCTAGGTGGTTTGAGATGATGAGGAGAGAAGGTGGAAGAGATgatcaaaagaaagaagaaaagaactttaAACAATTGAAGCAGAGTACAGGGCCAATAAGTTGATAAGTCTTAAAGTAGAAATGGACTAAATACATCACAGAGGCTTGAAAGAAGAAGTACATGAAAGAAACATTGTGGCCAAATGGCTGAGTATAAAATCTATATATTCTGTGGTCACTATACTATGCATTTATCATTCCAAATAGTTTTTCAGCTGAGGTACAAGATAGTTGGGGGTAGCTGATTTTTCTcttcactttcttatttttttacatcTCTTTATATACTTTTCATTGATAATTTTCTCTATGGATATGATGGTTTTGAAGACATCCTGCtcacaaaatattaaatttgttaaaattatacctttagcctgaccaggtggtggtgcgtagataaagtgttgacctggaacactgaggacccagattcaaaacctcgaggtcactgggcttgagcacaggctcaccaccttgagcacgaggttgctggtttgagcatgggatcatagatataaccccatggtggctggcttaagcctaaaggtctctggcttgagcccaagttttctggcttgagcaaggggtcacttgctctgctgtagactcccagtcaaggcacatatgagaaatcaatcaatgaacaactaagttgtttcaactatgagttgatgcttcttatctctctcccttcctgtctgtcccctctctctcacttgctaaatacacacacacacacacacacacacacacacacacacacacacacatatctttaATGCATCCTCACAAAATGAGAATTCCCAAGTAAGTTTTTTCTTCAAAGACTCCTGATCCGCCtagccaggcggtggcacagtggctacagtataggactgggacgcagaggacccaggtttgaaaccttgaggtcaccggcttgagagcagattcgctggcttgagcatgtgatcatagacatgacctcaaggtcactggcttgagccaaggttgctggcttgagctcaaggtcgctggcttgagcaaggggttacttgtgttgctggagcccctcagtcaaggcacatatgggaaagcaatcaatgaacaactaaggtgtcacaaaacattgatgtttctcatctctcttcctgtctctctgttcctatctgtccctatcagtccctctctctgtctctctctgtgtctctgtcacaaaaaaaggctTCTGATCCAAACAGtattaaataactaaaaattaaacataattaaaaagtaatcTGTGGTGACAGAGGTAAAAATCACCTTGGAGGGTAACCACTGGGAAAGTGTAAGAGGTAAGCTGGAGAGGTTCTTCCCTGGTCTGGATAGGTTTACTTTGTGAACATGCATTAAGCTATACACTTAAGATTTGTGTACtcactgtatgtaaattatacctcaataaaaaaaatcctcataaaatgtatagttttaatgattattttatttaacatgatAAATGTTAATGTAGCAATCAATTCTACAAAGATTATAATATAAtgaaagtgaaattatatatagaattATGATATAATCTAATTTTTATTGTTCTGCCTTACACTGttagttaaattaaaaagtacttgtactgggcctgacctgtggtggcacagtggataaagcatcgacctggaatgctgaggttgccggttcaaaaccttgggcttgcccggtcaaggcacatatgggagtcaaagctgcttcctgctcctccccccttctctctctctctctctctctctctctctctctctctcaaatgaataaataaataaaaataatttaaaaaaaaaaaaaaaaagtacttgtactaggcctgacctgtggtggcacagtggataaagtgtcaacctggaacactgaggttgctggtttgaaaccctgggcttgcctggtcaaggcacatatggga from Saccopteryx leptura isolate mSacLep1 chromosome 6, mSacLep1_pri_phased_curated, whole genome shotgun sequence harbors:
- the RNASE7 gene encoding ribonuclease 7, giving the protein MAPARAGFCPLLLPLLLGLWVAEDLVSAKPKHMTSAQWFETQHVQPSPQGCRRTMGHINQHTKHCKGLNTFLHESFSSVATTCQAPSIACKNGHENCHQSKGPVSLTTCELTSGRYPDCRYKEKKLHASYIIACDPPQKEDSGKFHLVPVHLDKVL